A genomic stretch from Telopea speciosissima isolate NSW1024214 ecotype Mountain lineage chromosome 7, Tspe_v1, whole genome shotgun sequence includes:
- the LOC122669093 gene encoding elongation factor 1-gamma-like isoform X1, whose amino-acid sequence MALVLHSGNTNSNAFKTLIAAEYSGIQVELVKNFEMGVSNKTPEFLKMNPLGKIPVLETPDGPVFESNAIARYVTRLKSDNPLYGSSLIDYAQIEQWIDFSTTEIDSNIRRWLYPRFGLMPYLPPVEETAISALKRALGALNMHLASNTYLVGHSVTLADIIMVCNLWFGFFFAMTKSFTSEFPHVERYFWTMVNQPNFHKILGEVKQTEAVPPIQSAKKPSQPKEPAKPKLKNEIKKEVKEEPAKPDDAKEEEAPKPKPKNPLDLLPPSKMILDDWKRLYSNTKTNFREVAIKGFWDMYDPEGYSLWFCDYKYNDENTVSFVTLNKVGGFLQRMDLARKYAFGKMLVIGSESPFKVKGLWLFRGQDIPQFVLDECYDMELYEWVKVDISDKAQKERVNQMIEDQEPFEGEALLDAKCFK is encoded by the exons ATGGCTCTG GTCTTGCATTCTGGAAACACTAATAGTAATGCCTTCAAGACGCTCATTGCCGCAGAATACAGTGGTATCCAGGTTGAACTGGTCAAGAATTTTGAGATGGGTGTCTCCAACAAAACTCCTGAATTTCTTAAGATGAACCCTCTGGGGAAG ATTCCTGTGTTGGAAACTCCTGATGGTCCTGTATTCGAGAGCAATGCCATAGCTCGCTATG ttACTCGTTTGAAGAGTGACAACCCACTTTATGGCTCTTCCCTGATTGACTAT GCTCAAATTGAGCAGTGGATTGATTTTTCAACAACTGAAATTGACTCCAATATTCGGCGTTGGTTATACCCACGATTTGGACTTATGCCATATCTTCCCCCG GTTGAGGAAACTGCCATTTCTGCTTTGAAGAGAGCTCTAGGTGCTTTGAACATGCACCTTGCTTCGAACACATACTTAGTTGGACATTCTGTAACTCTTGCTGACATCATCATGGTCTGCAACTTGTGGTTTGGATTCTTCTTTGCCATGACTAAAAGCTTTACCTCAGAGTTTCCACATGTTGAGAGGTACTTCTGGACAATGGTTAACCAGCCAAATTTCCACAAGATATTGGGTGAGGTAAAGCAGACAGAAGCTGTTCCACCAATTCAGTCAGCAAAGAAGCCTTCTCAGCCGAAAGAGCCTGCAAAACCTaagctcaaaaatgaaattaaaaaagaggTGAAGGAAGAACCTGCAAAGCCTGATGATGCCAAGGAGGAAGAGGcaccaaaacccaaaccaaagaaTCCTCTTGATCTCTTGCCGCCCAGTAAGATGATATTGGATGATTGGAAAAGGCTCTACTCGAACACCAAGACCAATTTCCGTGAGGTTGCCATTAAAG GTTTCTGGGACATGTATGACCCTGAGGGATACTCTCTCTGGTTTTGTGATTACAAATACAATGATGAAAACACTGTATCATTTGTCACCCTTAACAAGGTCGGTGGTTTCCTCCAACGGATGGATCTGGCTCGTAAATATGCTTTCGGCAAGATGCTGGTTATTGGCTCAGAGTCACCATTCAAGGTGAAGGGGTTGTGGCTCTTCCGTGGACAAGACATACCTCAATTTGTTCTTGACGAGTGCTACGACATGGAGCTCTATGAGTGGGTGAAAGTTGACATCTCAGACAAGGCCCAGAAGGAGCGTGTTAATCAGATGATTGAAGATCAGGAACCTTTTGAGGGGGAGGCTCTATTGGATGCAAAGTGTTTCAAGTGA
- the LOC122669093 gene encoding elongation factor 1-gamma-like isoform X2 — protein MALVLHSGNTNSNAFKTLIAAEYSGIQVELVKNFEMGVSNKTPEFLKMNPLGKIPVLETPDGPVFESNAIARYVTRLKSDNPLYGSSLIDYAQIEQWIDFSTTEIDSNIRRWLYPRFGLMPYLPPVEETAISALKRALGALNMHLASNTYLVGHSVTLADIIMVCNLWFGFFFAMTKSFTSEFPHVERYFWTMVNQPNFHKILGEVKQTEAVPPIQSAKKPSQPKEPAKPKLKNEIKKEVKEEPAKMILDDWKRLYSNTKTNFREVAIKGFWDMYDPEGYSLWFCDYKYNDENTVSFVTLNKVGGFLQRMDLARKYAFGKMLVIGSESPFKVKGLWLFRGQDIPQFVLDECYDMELYEWVKVDISDKAQKERVNQMIEDQEPFEGEALLDAKCFK, from the exons ATGGCTCTG GTCTTGCATTCTGGAAACACTAATAGTAATGCCTTCAAGACGCTCATTGCCGCAGAATACAGTGGTATCCAGGTTGAACTGGTCAAGAATTTTGAGATGGGTGTCTCCAACAAAACTCCTGAATTTCTTAAGATGAACCCTCTGGGGAAG ATTCCTGTGTTGGAAACTCCTGATGGTCCTGTATTCGAGAGCAATGCCATAGCTCGCTATG ttACTCGTTTGAAGAGTGACAACCCACTTTATGGCTCTTCCCTGATTGACTAT GCTCAAATTGAGCAGTGGATTGATTTTTCAACAACTGAAATTGACTCCAATATTCGGCGTTGGTTATACCCACGATTTGGACTTATGCCATATCTTCCCCCG GTTGAGGAAACTGCCATTTCTGCTTTGAAGAGAGCTCTAGGTGCTTTGAACATGCACCTTGCTTCGAACACATACTTAGTTGGACATTCTGTAACTCTTGCTGACATCATCATGGTCTGCAACTTGTGGTTTGGATTCTTCTTTGCCATGACTAAAAGCTTTACCTCAGAGTTTCCACATGTTGAGAGGTACTTCTGGACAATGGTTAACCAGCCAAATTTCCACAAGATATTGGGTGAGGTAAAGCAGACAGAAGCTGTTCCACCAATTCAGTCAGCAAAGAAGCCTTCTCAGCCGAAAGAGCCTGCAAAACCTaagctcaaaaatgaaattaaaaaagaggTGAAGGAAGAACCTGCA AAGATGATATTGGATGATTGGAAAAGGCTCTACTCGAACACCAAGACCAATTTCCGTGAGGTTGCCATTAAAG GTTTCTGGGACATGTATGACCCTGAGGGATACTCTCTCTGGTTTTGTGATTACAAATACAATGATGAAAACACTGTATCATTTGTCACCCTTAACAAGGTCGGTGGTTTCCTCCAACGGATGGATCTGGCTCGTAAATATGCTTTCGGCAAGATGCTGGTTATTGGCTCAGAGTCACCATTCAAGGTGAAGGGGTTGTGGCTCTTCCGTGGACAAGACATACCTCAATTTGTTCTTGACGAGTGCTACGACATGGAGCTCTATGAGTGGGTGAAAGTTGACATCTCAGACAAGGCCCAGAAGGAGCGTGTTAATCAGATGATTGAAGATCAGGAACCTTTTGAGGGGGAGGCTCTATTGGATGCAAAGTGTTTCAAGTGA